The DNA sequence TCTTCTAAGGCTAAAGATAATGTTGATTTAGATGAGGTTGTTTTTTCTTGGTCTGATTCTAAGTCTTTAAAGAAGTTCTCCGATTTTTTAAACAAAGGTAGCATGATAGGTGAATCTACTAATTTCGCGAAGAACTTAGTTAATGAGCCTGCTTGTGTTGCTAGTCCTGCTTATATTGAGTCTGAAGCTAAAAAACTCGCGAAAAATTCTTCTTTGTCTTTGAAGGTTTTTCAAAAGAAGGATTTAGAAAAGCTAGGTATGAACTTGATTTTGAATGTTGGTAAAGGTAGTGATTTTGCGCCGAGACTTCTCGTCTTAGAATATAAAGGAGGAAGTAATTCTTCGAGTCACGTATTAGTTGGTAAAGGTATTACTTTTGATTCTGGTGGTTATAATATTAAACCTACAGGTTATATTGAAGATATGAAGCAAGACATGGCTGGTGCAGCTGCAGTTCTTGGAACTTTTAGGGCTTTAACTTTGTTAAAACCTAAGATTTCGGTTTCAGCAATTATTCCTTTGGCTGAGAACATGATTTCTAATAATGCTTACAGACCAGGAGATATTATTAAGTCGCATAATGGTAAATCCGTTGAGATTCTTAACACGGACGCTGAGGGTCGTTTAATATTAGCGGATGCTTTGAGTTATGCTACTAAGAAGTACAAAGGTGCTTGTTTTATTGATATTGCTACTCTTACAGGGGCTGCTGGTTTCGTAACGGGTCATTTAGCTACGCCTATGATTGGTAATAATAATAAGTTATTAGATGATTTGAAAGTTGCTGGTTTAGAGAGCTTTGATCGTGTTTGGGAGCTTCCTTTTTTTGAGGATTATCATGAATGGATGGATTCTGATGTCGCTGATTATTCTAATATTTCTAAGAAGTTTGATAGGTCCGCAGGCGTAATTACTGGTGGTGTGTTTTTATCTAAGTTCGTTGGGGATGAAAAGTGGGTTCATCTTGATATTGGTGGAACTGCTTATTTGAAGGAGCCTATTTTTTATAATCAGAAATACGCGTCAGGTGCTGGTGTTAGACTTTTAACGTATCTTCTTAATAAATTTTAATTTTTTTTATTTTTTTAGAATTTCGTTAATTATTTTTTGTACGTCTTTGTGTGTTTCTGCTATTATTAATTTTTCAGGATACTCTTTTTTTAGTCTTTCCACGAGTTTTTCTTGTTCGTGATGTTCAAATCGTATTAATACGCAGTTTATTCCTTTTTTTAAGAAGTCTTCTATGTTCTTAGGATCATCTTCTATAAAACAAATTACTTCGTGATTTTTGTACTTGTTTATTATTTCTTCGTAAGCTCTTATTTTTTTCTTTTCAAAAAATATTTCTTTAAGACCTACTTCGTTTTTTAAGTTCCATTCTTGAGTCGTAGACGTTATTTCTTTATATAATTCAGGTTCTTTTTTTGCGTGTATTCCTCTAGCAGTTATGCCTATTATTATTAATTCAGGATGTCTTTTTTTTAATTCTTTGTTCATATCTATTATTTCTTGTATTCGTCCAGTTTTGTAATGCGTGCTTTTTCTGAAATCTTCAAATGTAGAAAAAAGCAACGATTCAAGTTCTATGAAGTCATCTTTCTCGTATATGCTGGCATTTCTTTCCAGTATTATTTTTTTTGTTTTCTCTATTTTTTCTTTGTACTTATCATTCAACAACTCAACGTGTTCCTTTATACAATTACCATTTTTTTGTTCCATCAAGAAATAATCTATTAAGTAAGGCATCTTTGTTTCTAAGAATTTATTCATCAATTCTTCAGTTATAAGTCCTTGTTCAAACAAGTACTCAACGTGTTTCTCTTTGAAAGGATAAGAGACATTATCTATGTCTTGAAGTATTATTTTAGCCATTCTTATTCTTTGCTTTCAAGATATTTTTCTACTTGCATAGCTGCCATGCATCCGCTTCCCGCAGCTGTTATTGCTTGTCTGAATCTTATGTCTTGCACGTCTCCTGCTCCGAAAACACCTTTAAGATTAGTATTCATATCCCTATCTGTTTTCAAATATCCTTTTTCATCCAAATCAATTTTATCTTTGAATATATTCGTGTTAGGAATATGACCTAGAGCTAAGAATACACCGTCACATTTTATCTCTGTTATTTCTCCTGTTTGTGTATCTTTTAATTTCGCGCCTGTAACTCCTTGTTCATCTCCTAGTATTTCATGTATTTCTTTATTCCAAATAACATCTGTTTTAGGATTCTTAAAGAAACGATCCTGCATTATTTTGCTAGCTCTGAATTCATCCCTTCTATGTATGACTGTTACTTTATTTGCAAATTTTGTTAAGAAATTTGATTCTTCCATCGCTGAGTCTCCTCCTCCAACTACTAAGACTTCTTTTCCTCTGTAAAAGAATCCGTCGCAAGTAGCGCAAGTTCCAACACCGCGTCCTTTGTATCTTTTTTCTGATTCTATACCTAACCAACGAGCACTCGCACCCGTGGCTATTATTAATGATTCGGTTATTAATTCTTCTTTGTTACTCAATGTTATTTTATAATTTCCTTCGTGTTCTTCAAATTTAGTAGCTATTTCTTCTTTGAATCTCGCACCGAATTTTTCTGCTTGAGCTTTTGCTTTCTCTGTTAACTCAAGTCCTTGCACTCCTTCAGGGAATCCTGGGAAATTCTCTACTTCCGTAGTCATTGTGAGTTGTCCTCCACTTTGAGGGCCTGATATTACTAAAGGTGAGAGTGTTGCTCTCGCCGCGTATATAGCCGCGGTTAGTCCTGCGATTCCATTTCCTAATATTATGACTTTTTCCATCTTATTTCCTCTTATTATTCTCAAATCATTATTTAATTTATATGTCTTAGTATTTGTCTTTGTTTTATATTGTTTTTGGATGATTTATCTTATTAGTTGTTTTTTTGAGATAGTGTTTTAAATAAAAAATATTTATATAATTGATTGTCTTTCTCTATTCAATGATTGCTTGGATTTGTGATAGTTGCGGAGCTATGAATAAACAAGAAGAAAAACCTGTTTCTTGTCTTCTTTGTAATAGAAGAAGTAGTTTTACTCAAGTAGACGTAGTTGAAAAAAAAGATGAAGCTTCTGTTAAGTACGAAGAAGCTTTGAATAAATTAGAAGAATACGAAGAAGGCACTCCTAAAAGGAAGTTAGGGGATTATTCTTGTTCTTGTTCAAAAAAAGATTAAGAGGTGTTTTATGAAAAAATATGGTGATTCAATAGGGAGAGTTTATTTGTATTTGTTTTCAATGTTAGGATTAGTATTAGTTGTTATAGGAACTACTGGTTTAATTAATCTTGGTTTAAAAATTTGGATTTTTGATGTGACTGATCCTTGGTCTGCTCAGCCTCCTGCTCCTTATTGGAGTAACAGAATAGACGTTCTTACTTCTTGTGATGACTTATCCGAACAAGATAAAGTTTTAATGAATCAATGGCTTAAAGAGTATGAATCTTGGGAAGCTAATTCATCTGCGAGATATAAATCTTATCAAAATAATGAATCAGCTGCTAGGAATTTAGCATTATTATTAGTTGGAATTCCTTTGTTCTTGTTTCATTGGGGCTTAGTAAGAAAATCTAAAAAATAATCCTTTTTTTTTAAGGTATGTGAGTTATTATGTTTGATAAATCATCATTATTTATTATTATACTTGCTACTTTTTTTAATTCTTTAGATGTGGAATTAAAAGCTATGCTTAAACCAACTTCTTTGAAAGCTTCTAAGTCTTTCTCACTGTCTCCTATGTATATTACTTCTTTAGTGGATATTCTTAGATTAGAACATAATTTTCTTATTATTTCAGCTTTTTTCTCGTTGCCAGCTCCTATTGGCCAAAGAAATTCTCCAGACACTTTTTCATTTTTTATTATTAATTCATTAGCAAACAAGTAATCAACGCCATGATCTCTTTGTACTCTTCTAGCAACATCTATGCTAGACGCGCTTATTATCGCGGTTAAATATCCTTTTTTCTTCACATGATTAAAACGCTTCTTTAACACCTGGTAAATACTCTAAAGAATTAACTAATTCGTAATAAGGACTCGCGTCTCTTCCTTTCCATAATTTAACCACTACTTCTTCGACTAATTTATCGTAATCGCTATGTAAATATTGCTTTGTGAGTTCTGTTCCTTCTTTTAGTGTTCCAAATTTTTTGTGGAGTTCCATCCAGAAATTCATGTACTTAAATATTACTTCGTCCATATCGAAACAAACAAGTTTGTAAGTCATAATTTATTCATGTTGTGTTGTTTTTATAAATTTTTTTGAATAAATTATTTTTTTCTTTTAAGAATTAAATAAGTTATTATTGTTCCTAACGCGAAGAAAATTATTGAAGCTTCAGGTTTAGACGTTTTTGTTATTTCTATGATTGGCTTAGTGATTGCTCCTAGCATTAAACAAGATAAGAATGCCATTGTTTCATTATGATATTTTTTTAACAAATGATGTATTGCTCTGCTAAAAATACCTAATCCTGCTAGTGCACCTAATAAAAATGTTGATATCGTAAAATAATCATTGTGTATGTTTCTTAAAGCGGTTATCATGAATTCATAACCTCCTAATAATAAGAGGATTAGAGCTCCTGATATTCCAGGTAGTATCATCGCAGTAATTGTTATTGTTCCTAAGAAAAATGTTTGTACGTAACTAAATTCGTGTCCCGCTGTAGGAGTTATTATAGAAAGTATAACTCCTAATAATAAGCCTAGTATTCCTATAATGAATGTGTTTGTTGTTGTAACATTGTTTTTGATTAAATAAACACTAGCTATTAGTATTATTCCTGTTATTATTCCTAGTGTTTGAGCAAAATAATTATTAAGAAAATAACTCAACACTATCACGCTGATAATTATTCCTGTTATTACACCTATGACTAAGATTATTAAGAATTCTTTGTTTAGTTCTCGCCATGTTTTTTTTATTTTTTTCTTGTTAACAAAAATTATTGATTGTATTAATTTATAGAAATTATTTATTTCCTGTATTAATTCTTTGTATATGCCTGTTACTAGGGCCATGGTTCCTCCTGATATTCCAGGAACTAAGTCAAATAAACCCATGAGTGCTCCTTTCAAAAATAATAATGTTCTAGTTAAGACATTATTTTGTTGTTTCTTCATCTTTTCTTTACTTTTTTCTTTTTTGTTTTAAACTTTTCTAATTTTTTGGTTTCTTAATCAAAAAATTTATATTGTTCAACATTAAAAGTAATACTATGAAGACTTATGATGACTTAGCAAAATTCTATTTTAAGAGGCGTCAAGATAAAAAAAGGTTTGATTATAACAGAGACATAGAGGTTCCTGCTCTTATAAAAATGATTGGTCCGATCCGTGGAAAATCAGTTCTTGATATTGGTTGTGGATTCGGTGATCATGCGCTTTATTTGTCTAAGAAGAACCCTAAGAAATTTGTTGGCTTCGATTTGAGCAAGGAACTTATAAGCTTGGCTAAGCAATTAAAAATTAAGAATTCTGAGTTCTTCGTTGCTGATATGAATAATAAGTTTAAATTTAAAGACAGTAGTTTCGACGTGGTCTTCTCAGCTTTAGCTATTCATTACGCTTTGAATTTAGATAAACTATTCAAAGAAGTTAATCGCGTTTTGAAAAAGAAAGGAGTGTTTGTTTTCTCTACTGGGCATCCTATTTTTAATCTTCTTAATCAATCAGAGAATAGCTTAATAGGTGTTCGTAAAACCTCGGGTAAAAGATTAATTTTTGGTAATTACTTTGATGAATCTTTCAAGATTAACGATCTTGGTTCCATGGGTAAATTAGTTCTTCGTAATTTCACTTTTGAAACTCTTATTAAAACAGCTCTCAAATCAGGATTTGAATTAGTTGATTACGTAGATGCTAAACCTGTTGTTTCCTCTAAAAAAATTGATTCTGACAAGTACAGATTAACCAACACGCTTCCTAGCTTTATTCTATTCAAATTTAAAAAGAAATAATTTTTATGGTCGGACCCATTTGACTTCCCAATAAGTAACATCGGATTCATCCAACGGTTGCGTCCGTTGACACCGCGCTGGTGTTCGGGCTTTGCCTCACACCGTAATTTTTTATGGTCGGACCCATTTGACTTCCCAATAAGTAACATCGGATTCGTCATCTACTACTGCTAACATTAATCTTTTCTTTGTAGAATGCGCGACTCTGTTCTTCGCTGCGAATTCATACCAAGTAAGAGTTGTTCCTTCATGCACAGGATAAACAACCCATCTGGCGTGATCTTCTCCTGGTTTTACTCCTCTATCATATATTCTGAAATCCGCTCCGAATTTCAGAGCTGTTTTAACTATGTATCCTCTAGTTCTCATATCTTTAAAAACAGCGTATCTAACCCAGAAATTAGGTTCTATTTTGTTTGCTTTTTTGAAGTATTCTTGGAAACTCATTTCTTTTTTTCTATAATCTAGAACTTCCACTCTATTCTTTTCCATCAAGTACAAAGCTTCATGTAAACTTAGTTGTACTTGTCCATTCTCTAGAATTGAACCGAATCTGCTATGATTATATAATTCTCGGGCTTCGTTACTATTTTCTGTCACGATTCTTTCATTTGAAAAAACTGATTTTATCTTGGGTTTTCTCTTTGATTTTTCTTCTTCTTGTTCTTCGCGTTCTATGCCTTCTAATTCGTAAGTGACATTACTAATAAAGTTCTCTTCTTGTTCTTCTTTCTTCGCAGGTTTTTTCTTTGCCATTATTCTTCGTTAAATCTCTTTGTTTTATAAAAGTTGCTTTAAATATTAAGAATTATTTTTTGTAGTTCTCTAACTCTATGGTTTGTGTTGGAAAAGCGAATCCTATTTTTGCCTTTTCAAATTCTTCATACAGATTCATATTAACACTTTCTTGGATATCCATGTATTGATTATAATCGCTACTCTTCACGTAATAAACCACTTCGTAATTCAAACTAAAATCACCGAATTCTTTGAAGTGAACTCTGTCAAGGTCTGCTCCTTCAATTTTTTCAAATATCTTATTAACTATTCCTTTAATCTTTGCTAACTTAACCTTACCAGTATCGTACTTCACGCCGAAGCCAAACACGATTCTTCGCTTCTCCATTTGCTTATAATTATTAACTCTTGAATTAACTAATTCAGTGTTTGACATAACTAATTCTTGACCTTGCAAAGCTTGAATCCTCGTAGATTTTATACCTATGTGTTTCACAACGCCCATATCGCTTCCTACGATTATGAAATCTCCTTCTTTGAAAGGCTTATCAAAATAAATAATAAAAGCTCCAAATAAATCTGCAAGAACTGATTGTAACGCTAAAGCAATAGCTATACCTCCAATACCTAAACTAGCTATCAAAGGCGTAATTTCTATTCCTGCATTAGAAAGAATCATTAACAAAGCAATAGTCCAAATAGCTATCTTTGCAAGTAATCCTAACAAATTCATCAAGGAAGCAGAACTCTTAGATTTCTTATCTTTATTCTCTGCAATTTTTATCTCAATGAAATGATTAATGGCTTTAGATATTCCTTTAGCAACATAGAAACCAGCAAATACAATAGTTGCGTGATAAATTATTTTACTTATTAAAGGTAAAACTGTTAAGTACTGAGAAGCTATGTATACTGAGAGCAAGAAATAAAAGAACCACTTAATTTCTTTTATGAAATCAATAACTAAATCATCCCATTCAGTTTTTGTTTTCTTTGCTAATTTTTCTAACTTATTAAGTAAATAATAATTGAATAGTTTAAATAAAGCAAAAACAATTATGAAAATAGCAGTAGCTACTACGTAGTCTTGCACGGTGTTGTTCCACCAATTCAAAGATAGTATTTCGCCCAAATCAAAATTCATATACTCGGGTAATTAAAGGTCTTTTTTATATTTTTAGGTGGTTTACCAGAAAGTTTTAAATAAAAAACCTTGTTTTCTTGATTTGTGCCCAGGTCGCATAGCCTGGTATTGCGCAGGATTGCTAAGTACTTTAGTGCTTTAGAGAACCTACAATGCCAAAAAGATAAAAAACGCAAACATCCTGTCCCTTTGGGATCGTGAGTTCAAATCTCACCCTGGGCGTTTATCCTTCTAGGAGCATAGCCGTAGTAAAAATTACGGCTATTTTTTATAACCATTAATAAATATGCCTTGGCTTTTCTTTAAATGAAAAATGGATGGAAGCAAACAACTGAACATATATCCAACGAGAGCTAGAGCATTCAAGAAGGAAGAATTGCTCTTAAAGAGTGAAGATATAAGTGATGCGAACAAGGAATTGATAATGCGGTTTCAAGACTACTTGTTTAGCAAGAACGTAAGCGAGGTTAGAGTGGCAAAGCTATCTGCACAGCTAAGAAGATTATGTGATTGGATAGCTGAGCTTAATATTAACAAAGATTTGTCTGACTTAAAATATGCTGACTTAACGAGACTGATTGCATACATAAATTGTTTAGAGTCTTTAGCGCCTGCAACTCGTTCTGATTATAGGCGATGCTTAAAACAGTTTTTGAAATGGCATAAATACGAAGATGAGCGATTCTATGAATCTGATGAATTACTACGCAGGGACCTTGAGAAGCTCTATAATTATATATTAAAAGATGTTAGTGTTTCATATCCTGAAGCAGACATAGATCCATCAACAATAATAAATGATGAAGACATACGTTTAGTAATAGAAAAAGGAACAAGCTCACCTAAAGAAAAAGCATTCCTGGATTTACTTCAAGAAACAGGCGCAAGAATAGGTGAGTTCTTGAACTTGCGTATTAAAGATGTTATTTTCGAAAAAGATCATGCTAAAGTCTTAATACCGTACGGTAAAACAGGATCAAGACAAGTGTTCATATTAAGAAGCATACCAACACTTAGAAAATACTTAGAGGTACATTCTCTAAGAGAAAATCCTGATAGCTTTTTGTGGATTTCTGATTCTCCAAAAACAAGGAATCAACCAATGATGCATAGCGGCACAAGAAAAATGGTTAGTAAGTGCTTTGAGAAAGCAGGCTTAAAGAAAAGATGTAACTTACACTGGTTTAGACATAGCAGAGCAACAATACTCGCACCAAAACTAACAGAAGCAGTTCTGTGCAAATACATGGGTTGGTCAACAGGGTCGAAGCAAGTACGAAGATATGTGCATCCGTGTGTGTCTCAAGTCGAAGATGCTTTTTTAGGTATGTATGACTTAACCAACGGTAATAAACCTAAAGAAACCACGTTAAAATGCGTGTGTGGGACAGTGAATCCTCTCGAAGAGAAATACTGCTATAGGTGTTATCAGCCACTGAGATTAGAAACGTTGATGCAAGAGAAAGAGATGCTACACTCCGAGACAAATAAGTCAATACAACTACTAATGGAAATAAGCAAGAACCCGGACCTAATGGCCAAATTCAACGAATTCAATAATACTATGAATAACAACCTCTAAAGAGTTTTTAGTTAATATTTGCATCCATAATATTTTTGAAATAGTAATAATATTTAAAGATGTAATTATGTTTAATTGCATACAATGGAAAATTGCATATTTTGTAAGATTGTAAAAAATGAATCGCCTTGTTGGAAAATTTATGAAGATAAATTGGTGATAGCTATATTTGATATTTATCCTGCAATAGAAGGACATATCTTAGTTATTCCAAAAAAACATTATAAAGACATATATGACATTCCTGAAGATTTAATTAGCCATATCTCTAAAATTTGTAAAAAAATAGCCTTGAATATTAAAAAAACAATTGGTGTTGAAGCAGTTAATTTAATTCAAGGGAGTGGTAAATACGCACAGCAAGACATATTTCATTTTCATATGCACGTTATACCTAGAAGAAAAAATGATGACTTTAAATTACATTATGAACCAAAAATAAACATTAAGCAAAAATTCGATGACTTATTAAATAAAATAAGCTCTGAAAAAATTTAACCATGTATGGTTTTTTTAATAAATTCAAATCTTTCCTTACTATTAGCAACAGCCTCTTTATTCGATAAATTTATTAAGGTTGTTTTATTTTTTTATAATTATGGTTAAAAACTTTGTGAATCCTTATGATGTTAAAGGTATTGTTGATTATGATAAATTGATTGAAGAATTTGGTTTAAAAAAAATCGATGACGCATTATTAAACAGAATAAAAAATATAACAGGAGATCTTCATCCTATGCTATCAAGAAAAATATTTTTTGCGCATAGAGATTTAAATTGGTTATTTGATGAGTATGAGAAAGGAAATAAATTTTTTATATATACTGGTTGTGGTCCTTCAGGACCTATACATATAGGACACATACTAGTGTGGTATTTTACTAAATGGCTTCAAGAAAAGTTCGGTGTAGATGTATATTTTCAATTTACAGATGATGAAAAATTTATGTATAAAAATATGACTTATGACGAAATTCAATATTGGTTAAATGAAAATATTCTTGACGTTATAGCTGTGGGATTCGATCCGAAAAAAACACATTTCATAATTGATACAAAACATGCAGGATTATTATATCCTGAAGCGATAAAGGTGGCTAAAAAAATTACTTTTTCAACAATAAAAGCAAGTTTTGGTTTTAATGATAGTACAAATATCGGTTCAATATTTTTTACATCTATGCAAACAGTTCCGGCTTTTTTACCAAGTATTTTGAAAAATAAAAAAATTCCTTGTTTAATTCCTCATGCTGTTGATCAAGATCCTCATTTTAGAATAACTAGAGATATTCTTCCGAAATTAGGACACTATAAGCCTTCAAGTATACAATGTTCATTTTTACCTCCGTTAAGTGGGATTGATGGAAAAATGAGTAGTTCTGAATCAATTAAAGGAATTTTGACAACAGACACATTTAAAGAAATAAAAAATAAAATAAACAAATATGCCTATTCAGGCGGTCAAGAAACTTTAGAAGAACACAGATTAAAAGGAGGAAATCCCGAAATCGATGTTTCATTTCAATATTTAAAATATATGTTTGAGGGATCAGATGAAAAACTTTTACAAATAGAAAAAGATTATGTTTCAGGGAAACTTTTATCTGGCGAATTAAAAAAAATTACTATAGAAAAAATTACAAAATTTATGTCTGATCATCAAGAAAGAAGAGAATTGGCAAAGGGAAAAGTTTCTCAATTCATGCTAAAACACTAATCTTTATTTAGAAAATCCATTGTTGGTAGTAATAATTTATCTATTTTATTTCGGTAAGTATTGCTTGTTTCACATTCGTCTCCTACTACGGTTAAAGGGCTGATGAAATTATCTAGTTCTATTAAAGATTTTTTTGAAAGATAAAATTCTGAATTTGGCAAATAATGAACTAATTGTTCTATTTCTTTTCGTTTATTTTTTTTATTAAGAACATTTTTGTATTTTTTCCAAAATGAAAAGTCTTTTTCTCGCATAGATTTCACACTTTCTGCTAAATTATATGTGGGTTCGCCAGATAAACGACCATAAAGCAAACCTATAAAAAAATAGTTTTGCATAGCAAAAACTTCTGCTAAATCTGGGTCTCTTTGTTCGTAGGATTTTACTTTTAATACATTCCAAATTAGTTTAAACCACATAGATTCCATTTCGGATTCTGATGTTCCTTTTTTTAAAGGCATATTTGCAAATTTAATAAATTGTTCCTTGATGTTTTTATTTTTTGAAAAAACAAGTTCGGCTTTATTTAAAAGTTTACTAAGAAGATTCACATCGTAGCTAGAAGGTATGGTGAATTTATTTTCTTCATAAAGCATTAACTCTAATCTTGAATCTTTAATGTGGTAATGTAGTGATTGTATTTTAGATATTTTTTCAGAAGTCACTGCAAAAAAATCAAAATCTGAAAACGTCGATTGTATGTTGTTTGTTTGTTTTGCTCTTGACCCACATAAAAACATTCCTTTAATTTCTGACTCGCCATATAACGCATCAATAAATCTGTCAAATTCTCTTAATTCAGGGTATTTATTTAAAAAAGTGTTTATTTGTTTCATCGTAATATGTTTTATCAAATTCTTTTTTGTTTTTTTTAATCCAATTTAAAATCTCGTTATTTGTCTCTTTACTTGTATAAGGAGACATAGGATATAATTTAAATGTTCTGATTTTATAACGACTCGATAGTGAGAAAACCCATTGGTTTTTGTTATTATTTTTGTTTAAATATTTATAAAATTCTCTTTGATAATTATTTATTTGTTCTTGTTTAGATTCATCAAAACATAACATTTTTTTAAAATTCATTTTATTATTAAAAGGATTTATAACAAATAATGTGCACCAGCCTAGAGCATGATCGTTACATGAAACAAAAGTTTTATCTTTTCTTAATTTCTCTCTTAAATCTTCAGCCACATCAATGTAGTTGCCTATTAAATATTGAAATCCTTTTATTCCTAAAGAAGATAATGAAATATATGCCGAAACGGGCCCTATTGCGCTTCTAGATGTTTCTAAAGTATATTGTCCAGGGGAATAACCTGAAATCTCAAAAGATTGAGCTGTTGCTCCTCTTGAACCTTCTGCAACGTATTTTATATCTGTTTTATTTTTTAACATGAAAACACTCGAAATATACTGGGTAAACCCGGTTTTATGAAAGTCTACTCCGAATGAATCTGCATATTTTAATTGTTTTATTTTAGTATTCATAATTTTTATTTTTTTAAGACTTTTTTTTGAAAAAGATAAAGGATTTTTTGAGAAATCATATTGGTTGAACATCAAAAAAACCCAACCGCTTACTGCATCAACATGAATATGTGGTTTATAATCAAGATTGTATTCTTTATAGATTTTCTCTCTGATTTTGTAAACTTTATAAATAGGATCGACAGAATAGTCATAAGATTCTCCACCATTTAAAATAATACTTCCAATTTTTTTACCTTTTTTTATCGCTTTTATCATTTCACGTTCTAAATCCGCAGGACATATTACTCCATTATGAGTTTTTAAAACTATGTCGTTATTGATGCCCACTCCGAGCCAATCACAAGAAGTTCTGTGACAAGAATGTGTTTCTTCATTGTCTATAAAAACTATATTTTTTACACCTTCAAGAGAAGCATTAGGTTGACTTTTATTTAGTCCAATTTTCATACCATAAAGATTTGTTCCTGTTCCTCCAAACGTAAATATGCCTAATGATTTTTTTTCATTCCAATTAACTAAATTACTAATAAATTTAGTTAAGTCTTTTTCTAGTTCTAATAAATTTCCACAACCAATTTCAGTTACTAAAGTTGGATTTAACATATCAATTAAGACTTGAGAAGAGATACTTGGCAAAATAGGAGGTGGTGTGACATTAAATTGTGTTCTTGTAGAACGCCAAATCAAACAATTATTTAAATAATATTGTAAATTTGAAAAAACTTTTTTCAAATCTTGTGGTTCTTCAATATTAAAAATTTTGTTGTTGTTTGTTACTAATCTAGGGGAGTTTTTATTTAAGTGTTTAGAATATATTGAATTTATGAAGTTTAACTGCCTTTTTATTTCATCAATATTTAAAGAATTTTCTTCTCCAAATAGTTGTTTTATTAAAGTTTTATTAACTTTTTTTGACATTAAGTTATAGAGCCTCCTGAGTATTTATAAAGATTGTTTGTTAAAACTCGGAAATTTTGCGATTTTTTTTTTTTTTTTTTTTTTTTTTTTTTAAGTATTATAAATAATACGCGCAGTATTTTTTTGGTTACTTTTTTTGAAAATTTTGTTATTGTTTGCTTGAATTCTAGGTCTGTAATGTTTTTGACTTGATAGAATTCAACGTATTGGTCTTTGTCATTCGTTTAATTAATGTGATGTGTTTTTTTATGTAAGAATGTTTGTAATAAAAAAATAATAATTACGCACCATGGTTGGAGA is a window from the Candidatus Woesearchaeota archaeon genome containing:
- a CDS encoding leucyl aminopeptidase, with translation MKLSVKKDLDASKKLLVLGFFSDDKDYYKDLNSLVHQKIVSALNNKTFNEKIGSTIRLMINDSVYDEVLVVSLGSSNDLSSEVVRRALSRGVNHCKSLRIKGFTTNIADLVRVKNLEVNKIGLACGESVVLSSYVFNKYSSKAKDNVDLDEVVFSWSDSKSLKKFSDFLNKGSMIGESTNFAKNLVNEPACVASPAYIESEAKKLAKNSSLSLKVFQKKDLEKLGMNLILNVGKGSDFAPRLLVLEYKGGSNSSSHVLVGKGITFDSGGYNIKPTGYIEDMKQDMAGAAAVLGTFRALTLLKPKISVSAIIPLAENMISNNAYRPGDIIKSHNGKSVEILNTDAEGRLILADALSYATKKYKGACFIDIATLTGAAGFVTGHLATPMIGNNNKLLDDLKVAGLESFDRVWELPFFEDYHEWMDSDVADYSNISKKFDRSAGVITGGVFLSKFVGDEKWVHLDIGGTAYLKEPIFYNQKYASGAGVRLLTYLLNKF
- the trxB gene encoding thioredoxin-disulfide reductase, which codes for MEKVIILGNGIAGLTAAIYAARATLSPLVISGPQSGGQLTMTTEVENFPGFPEGVQGLELTEKAKAQAEKFGARFKEEIATKFEEHEGNYKITLSNKEELITESLIIATGASARWLGIESEKRYKGRGVGTCATCDGFFYRGKEVLVVGGGDSAMEESNFLTKFANKVTVIHRRDEFRASKIMQDRFFKNPKTDVIWNKEIHEILGDEQGVTGAKLKDTQTGEITEIKCDGVFLALGHIPNTNIFKDKIDLDEKGYLKTDRDMNTNLKGVFGAGDVQDIRFRQAITAAGSGCMAAMQVEKYLESKE
- a CDS encoding HAD-IB family phosphatase, encoding MKKKGYLTAIISASSIDVARRVQRDHGVDYLFANELIIKNEKVSGEFLWPIGAGNEKKAEIIRKLCSNLRISTKEVIYIGDSEKDLEAFKEVGLSIAFNSTSKELKKVASIIINNDDLSNIITHIP
- a CDS encoding DUF368 domain-containing protein codes for the protein MKKQQNNVLTRTLLFLKGALMGLFDLVPGISGGTMALVTGIYKELIQEINNFYKLIQSIIFVNKKKIKKTWRELNKEFLIILVIGVITGIIISVIVLSYFLNNYFAQTLGIITGIILIASVYLIKNNVTTTNTFIIGILGLLLGVILSIITPTAGHEFSYVQTFFLGTITITAMILPGISGALILLLLGGYEFMITALRNIHNDYFTISTFLLGALAGLGIFSRAIHHLLKKYHNETMAFLSCLMLGAITKPIIEITKTSKPEASIIFFALGTIITYLILKRKK
- a CDS encoding class I SAM-dependent methyltransferase, which encodes MKTYDDLAKFYFKRRQDKKRFDYNRDIEVPALIKMIGPIRGKSVLDIGCGFGDHALYLSKKNPKKFVGFDLSKELISLAKQLKIKNSEFFVADMNNKFKFKDSSFDVVFSALAIHYALNLDKLFKEVNRVLKKKGVFVFSTGHPIFNLLNQSENSLIGVRKTSGKRLIFGNYFDESFKINDLGSMGKLVLRNFTFETLIKTALKSGFELVDYVDAKPVVSSKKIDSDKYRLTNTLPSFILFKFKKK
- the endA gene encoding tRNA-intron lyase, with translation MAKKKPAKKEEQEENFISNVTYELEGIEREEQEEEKSKRKPKIKSVFSNERIVTENSNEARELYNHSRFGSILENGQVQLSLHEALYLMEKNRVEVLDYRKKEMSFQEYFKKANKIEPNFWVRYAVFKDMRTRGYIVKTALKFGADFRIYDRGVKPGEDHARWVVYPVHEGTTLTWYEFAAKNRVAHSTKKRLMLAVVDDESDVTYWEVKWVRP